The Nodosilinea sp. FACHB-141 sequence ACTGCCACCTTTGCCGAACACCTGTGAGCATCGCCACCTACCCTGCTGTAGGTCACGCCGTCACGCTATGACCTACTACCGCAGTCAGCCCGAAGCCTTTTCTGCTGCCTACCTGCACAACCTGCGGGGCGCAATTCAGTCGTGCCGCTACTTTGCAACCAACAACCTCAACCGCGATTTTGTCGCCACCAAAGGGTTCTCGGTAGTGTTTAAGCAAGCGGGTCGAGCCGAGGTCGATCGCCAGTTTCCCTTTTTTAAGCCCTACCTCGACCAGGCGCTGCTGCCCAGCTGCAACGCATTTTATTTGAATCCGCTGATGTTGAAACAGGGGTCGCGGGTTGACCCCCATATTGACCGATCGCTGCGATCGTACTGCAAAACTATCGAGCCCCCCGAGCAGGTCAGCGTGCTCTACGTGCAGGTGCCCGCCGACCTGACCAGTGGCGAACTGGTGTTGCAGCGAGGGCGGCAGCGGGTGGCCCAGATTCGGCCCCAAACCGGCCTGCTGCTGCACTTCCAGGGCGATCTGACTCACTCGGTCAACGCTATGGCCAGCGCGGGCAGTCGCCTCAGCCTGGTGTGCGAACAGTACTGTCTCGATGCCGAGGCTCTGTGGGATATCCCTGAATTTCTGATCGAATCTAGAGCCTCTGCCCCCGCTAAAACCCGGCGGTAGGGCAATTGCAGCATTTATAGGTACAAATTTAGTATTCTTTAATCAAAGGTACTAGAGGGCGCTTTTCAAGCGCCTTGCTGTAGCTTTGGGCATCTACCGATCCCCCTTGCCTTTTTAAGAGGGCAGTAAAAGCCCCTTTCTTAAGGGAAATGAAGTGAAAGCTTCACTTTCGCTATTAGAAATAGAGCTTTTCAAAAGTC is a genomic window containing:
- a CDS encoding 2OG-Fe(II) oxygenase, with product MTYYRSQPEAFSAAYLHNLRGAIQSCRYFATNNLNRDFVATKGFSVVFKQAGRAEVDRQFPFFKPYLDQALLPSCNAFYLNPLMLKQGSRVDPHIDRSLRSYCKTIEPPEQVSVLYVQVPADLTSGELVLQRGRQRVAQIRPQTGLLLHFQGDLTHSVNAMASAGSRLSLVCEQYCLDAEALWDIPEFLIESRASAPAKTRR